The DNA window TTCTAAAGGACAAAACGAAGGGGTAGCGACGACACACCCCAGTATCAGGGGCATCCCTCACGAAAGCACGGAATTTTGGTGAGGTCACGAGGTCCGTGCGGGACCTTCTGTATTCAATCCAGATCACTACCTACCGGACACTTTTCAATTTCGCGGTTGTCGGCACCGAAAAATCCCTGGCGATTCCGCTGATCTTCCCTTCGAAGTCGTTATTTATGGGCGAAACTGCTGAAAATACACCAACGATTTTCCAATTTTCTAACGTCGCTCCAAACTTGATTTGGAGCCTATCAATTCGTAGCCCAGTTAGGCTCCAGGTCTGGGTCTGGAGCGACGGTTGGAGAAGATTTTTCAGTGCCCTGAGCAAACTGTCCGGTAGCTAGGCCAGATCATAAAATCTCCCTTCATGCTGAGGGAAGGAAAGCACGTCTGAGAGAGATCCCGATAGGCCGTCCAGTCCCGCCTGACACGCTCACGGTATCCTCACGCCCCGCGTCATGCATTTCCGCGTCCGCTCTCCTACATTGGACGGCGGTTGCTGGAGTATTCCCCAGATACGGGGCTCCTCTGCCGGGTGGATCGACTTTCTTTTTCGTTCAGCGTTGCTCGATCATGGACCGACGGACGAAGATCGTTTGCACCCTCGGCCCGACCTCTTCCGACCCGGACACCATCCAGGCTCTTGTGCGGGCGGGCATGGACGTGGCCCGAATGAATTTTTCCCACGGCAGTCACGAAGAGCACGAGGAGCGTGTGCGCCGGGTGCGAGAAGCGGCCCAGAAGGAGGGCCGGGTGGTCACAATTCTACAGGATTTGCAAGGCCCCAAAATTCGAGTGGGGGAGATGAAGGACGGATCGGTCATGCTCCGGGAAGGGCAGGAGGTGACGATTACCACGGAACCGATGGAGGAGAGCACGAGCGATCGAATCTACGTCGACTACGAGTCCCTGCCACAGGACGCGGAGGTTGGGGGGCGGATATTGATTGACGACGGGTTGTTGGAGTTGCAGGTCACTGAGGTTCGAGACTCAGAGTTGCAGGCGACTGTCGTAGAAGGGGGCGCCCTGCGTTCAAGAAAAGGAGTCAACTTGCCGAACATTCCTCTCTCCACACCTTCACTCACCGAGAAGGATCTGAAGGATCTGGAGTTCGGGCTTCAGCTCGACGTTGACCTCATCGCACTCTCTTTCGTTCGGGAGCGGGCCGACGTGGAAGCGTTGAACCAGCGCATCGACGAGGCGGGCAAAAACATCGGGGTGATCGCGAAAATCGAAAAGCCCAACGCCGTCCAAAACATCGATGATATTCTCGAAGCGGTGGATGGGATTATGGTGGCCCGGGGCGACCTTGGCATCGAGATGCCGATGGAAGAGGTGCCCAGCACGCAGAAGAAGCTCATCAGCACCAGTATGTCCGCGGCCAAACCCGTCATCACGGCCACGCAGATGCTGGAGAGTATGGTGGAGAACCCACGTCCGACGCGGGCCGAGGCCAGTGACGTTGCCAATGCCGTGCTCGACGGAAGCGATGCGGTCATGCTTTCTGCCGAGACGGCCGTAGGGGATGATCCGGTGCGGGTGGTACGGGCCATGAACCAGATTATCCAGAAGGCGGAGGGCCACTGGAAAGAAAATCGTCCGTCGCTGGCGATGACGCCGGGGCGACTGGAGCAGAGTGAGAGTGTGACGGAGAGCGTGAGTTATACGGCCTGCCGGTTGGCCGAGCAGGTGGGTGCGGAAGCGGTGTGCTGTCTTACCAATTCTGGCGCCACCGCGCGCTCCATTGCCCGGCACCGGCCCAGCATGCCCATCTATGCCTTTACCGAC is part of the Salinibacter sp. 10B genome and encodes:
- the pyk gene encoding pyruvate kinase, whose translation is MDRRTKIVCTLGPTSSDPDTIQALVRAGMDVARMNFSHGSHEEHEERVRRVREAAQKEGRVVTILQDLQGPKIRVGEMKDGSVMLREGQEVTITTEPMEESTSDRIYVDYESLPQDAEVGGRILIDDGLLELQVTEVRDSELQATVVEGGALRSRKGVNLPNIPLSTPSLTEKDLKDLEFGLQLDVDLIALSFVRERADVEALNQRIDEAGKNIGVIAKIEKPNAVQNIDDILEAVDGIMVARGDLGIEMPMEEVPSTQKKLISTSMSAAKPVITATQMLESMVENPRPTRAEASDVANAVLDGSDAVMLSAETAVGDDPVRVVRAMNQIIQKAEGHWKENRPSLAMTPGRLEQSESVTESVSYTACRLAEQVGAEAVCCLTNSGATARSIARHRPSMPIYAFTDDERVVGQLGVLWGTEAFHIPFQQDTDQGIARVHSVLRDYELVDPGDYVVLTVGMPLPARGRTNTVHVSRIK